From the Kitasatospora atroaurantiaca genome, the window CGCTGGTCTCGGGCTTCAGTGCCCGCTCCGCTGCCGAGGTGGACGAGCTGCTGGACCGGATGGAGGGATGGCGTGGCACCGACGACCCCTGGCTGAGGGTGTGGGGCGTGAAGTTCGGCATCGACGGCGGGATCGAGGCCGGAGCGCTGGAAGAGCCCTACGCCGACCGCCCCTGCTACTGCGGCACCCTTCTCTGGGAGCCCGACGCACTTTTCGAGGCCGTCGACCGGGTGGTGCGACGCGGCTGGCGCGTCGGTGTCCACGCCTGGGGCGACCGCGGGCTGCGTGTCCTGCTGGACGTCTACGAGCGCGTCCTGCAGGCCCACGCCGGCCTGCCCCAGGGCACGCTGGTGATCGAGCACGGCGGGCTGGCCCGCCCCGAGCAGCGCGCCCGGGCCATCTCGCTCGGGATTCCGGTGACCGTCCAGCACCCGCTGCTGCACGACGTCGCCGCACCGCAGATCCGTGCGTGGGGCCCCGAACGGGTCAGCGACATCTTCCCCCTGCGGGAGTGGGTCGACGAGGGCGCACTGCTCGCCGCCGGCTCGGACTTCCCGGTCGGCCCGTACGGTGCGATGACCTCGGTCTGGGGCATGACGACCCGTCAGACCTCCACCGGCGCGCAGGGCCCGCAGCACGCCATCACCCGGGCCGAGGCCGTCGCCCTGCACACCACCAACGCCGCCCGCCTGCTGGGCGAGACGGGCGAGCGGGGCAGTCTGGCCCCGGGGCTGCTCGCCGACGTGACGCTGTGGCCCGCCGATCCGTTCACCTGCTCGGCCAAGGAACTGGAGGCCCTGCGGCCCGATCTCACCCTCGTCGGCGGCCGGGCCGTGCACGACCCCCGCTTCCTCGCCACCGGCTGAGCCCGCGCCTGCGCCCCCCGACACCGTGGGTGCAGAACTGTCCGGCCTGCTCGCTACGTTGGGGGCATGACGAATACTGAGCGCAAGACCGAGAGGATCAGGCCGCGGCAGTTCCATGAGGCCGCCGGTGTCGAGGATTGGCGTGTCCTGGGAGAAGGAGCCTGCACGTACTTCCGTACCGGCTCGTTCGCGGCCGGCGCGCGGCTCGTGCACGAGATCAGCCGGCGGGTCGGCCTCGAGGACCACCAGCCCGACGTCGACCTGCGGTCCGAGGGCGTGACCGTCCGGCTGATCACGATCACGGAGGACGTTTACGGGATGACCGAGCGGGACGTCGAACTGGCCCGGCAGATCTCGGCGGTGGCGCGAGAGCTGGGCGTCCCCGCCGACCCGTCCGCCGTGCAGACCGTCCAGGTCACCGTCGACGCTCTCGCCGGTCCCGAGGTGACGCCGTTCTGGCGCGCCCTGCTCGGCTACCAGGAGCGCGCCGGCAGCGCCGAGGACCTGATCGACCCGCACCGCCGCGGGGCACCGTTCTACTTCCAGCAGATGGACGCGCCGCGCCCGCAGCGCAACCGGGTGCACGTCGACGTCTGGGTGCCGTACGACCGGGCCGAGGCGCGGATCGCGGCGGCGATCGCCGCCGGAGGCCGCCTGGTGAACGACGACAATGCGCCCTCGCACTGGGTGCTGGCCGACCCCGAGGGCAACGAGGCCTGTGTCGGCACCTGCGGATGGATCGGGCCTGAACCCGGCAGGATTGTGAAGCCCTCACCGGACGCGACGGACCTTGCAGGCTGATCACCGGTCGAGACTCGGCCGCCACCCGCTCCTGCGGGCGGCGGCCGGAAGGCGGGCCGAGGGTCAGACCTTGGTGAAGCACAAGGTGTAGTCGGCGCTCCGGCTCCTCGAGTACTTGATGCCGTAGTCGAACTTCGACCCGCAACTCCGGTCGGAGCCGAAGAGCTTGTCGGCCATCCTGTACTCGGCCTCGGCGGAGGTACAGTCGACGATCACCGGCAGCGGCTGGCCCTGGGGGTCCTGGATCTTGACGCAGTCGCCGACCTTGGGGTCGTACTTCTTGTTCTCCTCGGCCCGCGCGGACTGCGAAGCCGCTGCCTTGGCTTTGCCGCTGGTGGGGCTGGTGTTGTAGTCCCACACGTACCAGGCCCCGCCGCCGAAGATCGCCACGACGATGGCGATCGGGAGCAGTGCCTGCAACGGGCTCCGCTGCTGTGGCCGCTGTGGCCCGCCCGGCGGCTGGGGTGCGGGCTGCTGCCGGCCCCCGTACGGAAGTTGCTGTCCGTACGGGGGCTGCTGCCCGTACGGAGCTTGCTGCCCGTACGGCATCGGTGGTGGCGGCGGCGAGTATCCGTACGGCTGCTGCGGCGGCTGGTTCTGATAGGGCGGCGGCGGTGCGGACATGACTGAGATCCCCGGGGTCGACTGCACGGACGAACGTCAACTCGGTGTTGACCGATGCAGGCTACCGGTCGCCACCTGTCCGCCGGTCGGTACGCCCATGGGCCGACCTTCCCGAAGCCCGTGAAGAACTCTGCCCGGAGTGGTTCAATTTCCCCGGCCCGCAAGGTACTTGATCAGAAGGAAGTGAGCGCGGCGATGCGGAAGTCCTACTATGCGGCACACGTCTACATGATCCTCGGAGTGATCTCCGGGCTGTACTACCGGGAGATCACCAAGAGCCACCACTTCGAGGGCGACACTCAACTGTCGGTCGTGCACACCCACTTGCTCGCCCTGGGCATGCTGGGCTTCCTCATCGTCCTCGCCCTCGACAAGCAGTTCCAGCTCTCCGGGACGAGACTGTTCCCGTACTTCTTCTGGTTCTACAACGCGGGCATCGCGATCACCGTCCTCATGATGCTCGTCCGCGGCACCCAGACCGTGCTCGGTAACCATGTCCCCGAGGCGGTGTCGTGGATCGCCGGCCTGGGGCACATCATCCTCACGGTCGGGCTCATCCTGCTGTTCGTCCTGCTGGGCAAGCGCCTCAACGAGCCCGCGGAGCCCGAGCCCGCGGAGCCCGAGTCGGTGAACACCTGACGTCTGGTGGAGCATCAGTGCGCGGACAGCAGCGAGCACGAACTGAGCGCGGAACTGTACGGATCTTCGAGGTCGGACCGCAGGCATGGCCTGCGCGATGGAGCTTCGTCCAGTGGTTGGTGGCGCGGCGTGCCGCTCTAATTGCCCCAGCACCACGCATGGAGCCGTGACCTCACCACGAGGGGGCGCGACTTCCTGCGGCACCACCGGCACCACATCAACGAAACCGGATGTCGGCACCCTCGCTCGCGATGGGAACGCCCCCCGGATAACCGTCCGACTCCTGGCAGCGCCCGACTTCGCTCTGGCGTCCCGCCCGGATGTTCAGCCAGCCAACTCCCCGCTCCCACCACCGGATCAACCCTCTTCACCGGCCCGTACCCGGCCGCGTCACCTGCTGTCGAGCGCTGCGCATGCCGTCCAACGCTGCGCGCTGCCCGGTCGACCGGCAGATGACGCTCGCCCGGAGCCGCGACCGGCCGCCATCACCCCGTACGTCCGTCAGGCACGCCTCGCCGTCGTGCCAGGTACGACGATTCCCGCTGCCCCCACGGAGGTCAACGATGCAGTCATCCCAGAGCGAGAGGTCGAGCCCGGCCGAGGTCCACCCCGTCGACGAGGTACTGCCGGCGCCCCGGCTGGCGATCCTCGGTCTGCAGCACGTCTTCATCATGTATGCCGGTGCGGTCGCCGTCCCCTTCATCGTGGGCAGCGCGCTCAAGCTGGACATGCGGACGATCGCCCTGCTGGTCAACGCCGACCTGCTGGTCGCGGGCATCGCGACGATCATCCAGGCGGTCGGCATCTCGAAGATCTTCGGTGTGCGCCTGCCGGTGGTCGCGGGAGCGACCTTCACCGTGGTGAGCCCGATGATCACCATCGCGGCCAAGCACGGCCTGCCGACCGTCTACGGTGCGATGCTCTGTTCGGGCGTCTTCGGGCTCCTCATCGCGAAGCCGTTCAGCAAGATGATCAAGTTCTTCCCGCCCTTGGTCGCCGGCACCGTGATCGCCGTCATCGGCCTGTCGCTGATCGGCCCGGGGGCCGGGATGATCGCGGGTCACAACACCGGCGCCGCCGACTACGGCCAGGTCTCGCACATCGCGCTCGGCTTCGGCGTCATCGCGCTGATCGTGGTCTTCAGCAAGGTACTTCGCGGGTTCCTCGGCCAGATCGCGCCGCTGCTCGCCCTTGTCGTCGGCACCCTGGTCTCGATCCCGATGCACCTCCTCCACCTCGACGGGGTCAAGTCCGCCGACTGGATCGGGATCGCCTCGCCGTTCCACTTCGGTGCGCCGCGCTTCGACGCCGCAGCGATCATCTCGATGTGCATCGTCATGCTGGTCACGTACACCGAGTCCACCGCCGACATGCTCGCGGTGGCCGAGATGACCGGCAAGGAACTCACCGACGGCGACATCGCCAGGGGCCTGGCCACCGACGGTCTGTCCGCCGTGCTCGGCGGAACCATGAACTCCTTCCCGGACACCGCCTACGCCGAGAACGTCGGTCTGGTGCAGATGACCGGGGTCCGCAGCCGCTGGGTGGTCGCGGTCGCCGGCTGCTTCCTCCTGGTGATGGGGCTGGTGCCGAAGGTCGGGGCGTTCGTCGCGGCCGTGCCCGAACCGGTGGTCGGCGGTGCCGCGTTGGTCATGTTCGCCATGGTGACCGCGGTGGGGATCCAGACCCTGAAGAAGGTCGACTTCACCGGTAACCACAACTTCCTGGTCGTCGCCGTCTCCCTCGGTGTCGGGATGCTGCCGGCCGTGGCCACGGACCAGTTCGGCAACGAGGTCTTCTTCAAGAACTTCCCGGACTGGACCCAGATCATCTTCGGCAGCCCGATCACGCTCACCGTCATCCTGGCCTTCGGGCTCAACCTGGTGTTCAACCACCTCACGGCACCGAGGTCGAGGACCGCCCTGCCCCACCAGGCCACGTCCACCGTCGGCCCGGACCCCGTCGGCCCGGACCCCGACGACTCTCAGCCGTCGACCGCCTCCCTCTGAAACGCCCCGTGCCCCTGGAGCAGATGCTGCTCCAGGGGCACGGGCATGAGCACGAGGTCCTGCGGTGCGTCAGCCCGCGTTGACCTTGGTGATCAGGACGCTGCCGCTGCCGGCCGGCGCGCCGTGCGCGTCAACCAGGTTGACCTCGCCGAACAGCTGCCGGCCCGCCGGGGCCGGGCCCGCCGCGACGACCTGAGCCTGGACCGTGGCGGTGCCGCCCGCGGCCAGGGTGACCGCTCCGGCGTCCGCGGTCACGGTGCCGAGCTGGGGGGAGAAGTACACGTCCCGGTAGTCGTACGCGGTCGAGCCGCTCGGGACGCTGTAGCCGTCCACCGTGACGGTGTAGGTGCCGGCCGCCGGGTTGAGCAGGCTCACCGACTCCTCCGAGGTGCTTCCACCGGACGACGCGACCAACTTGCCGTTCAGGTAGACGGACAGGTCGAGGTCGGCCTTGCCGTCGCTCGCGTTGCCGATGGCGACGTCGAAGCGGGAGACGCCCGCCGGGACGACCACCGTGGTGCTCTGCGCCGCGTGGTCGGCGATGGTCGGCCGGGTCACCGCGGAGGAGCCCAGCTCACCGCCCTTGAGCGTGCCCTGGAAGGGGCCGTAGGCGTTCTTCAGGGTCCAGTTGACCGAGGCCGGCGTGCCCGGGGTGACCGAGTCCACCGTCTGGACCTGGGGGTCGAAGGCGACACCGAGGATCTTGGCGTCGATCGAGTACGGGTTGGCGTCCGGGGTGGTGGTCCGGCGCACCTCGGTCACGATCTCCCACACGCCGGCCTGCGGCGAGCGGTAGCTCCGGCTGGTGGGGCTGCCGCACTTGGGGCCGGGGGTGGGGTAGTTGGTCCAGCACTCGTTGCTCGCGGTCGGGTCGGCGGGAATGCCGTCCGGACGGATCGCGAGGAAGCGGAGCTGGCTGTCGGCCGCGACGCCGTCCAGGTTGACCGCGAAGGTCTTGGCGCCCTCGGGCACGGTCACGTAGTGCCGCTCCACCCGGCTGCGCGGCAGGGTGCCGGAGAAGCCGTAGTGGTAGTCCGGGGCCGCCAGGGTCTGGCCGACGATCGAGGTCAGCATGATCTGGTGGTCGATTCCGAGGGTGAACACGTCGTCGACGCGCAGGATCGCGCTGTGCAGGCCGAGGGACTTCGGCTTGGCCGCGACCTTGACGGTGACGGGCTTGTTCAGCGGCAGCGCGACGATTTCCTGGCCCGCGACCGACCAGGTGCCGTCGTCGCCGGCGATGCTCAGGCGGTGGAAGAGCGCGCTCGGCTCGCCGGTGGTGCGGGTGATGGTCACGTCGTACACCGAGCGCTTGCCGACCGCGGGGCCGCCGGCTGCGGCCGGGGCGCGGTCGTAGACGCCGTCGCCGAAGCCCGGGGTGGCCAGGTACGGGGACAGGACGCTGGTGGCCGGGGCCTTCACGGTGTACTCGTGGGCGTCGCCGGTGCCGTGCTCGAGGTAGCGCCAGGCGGCGTTCACGTCGATCAGACCGGCACCCTGCTCGGCGGCCTGGTAGCCCTTCAGCCAGCGGGTGGTGCTGGTGAGCGCGGTACGCAGCGCGAGCGGAGAGGCGTTGACGCGGTCGTCGTCGCCCTCGGCGTAGCGGTTGTCCTCCTTGGCGGCCGAGATCAGCAGCGCGGTGGCGCCGGCGGCCTGAGGGGACGCCATCGAGGTGCCCTGCAGCATGCCGTAGCCCGGGGGCAGCTCGTAGCCGGCCGGCGGGAAGGACGCGCCGGGCTCCCAGGTCGGGATGGTGTTCACCGAGGACCCCGGGGCCACCAGGGTCGGCGTGAATCCGCCGTCCTCACGGGGGCCGCGGGAGGAGAAGGTGAACAGTCCGTAGTCCTCGGAGGCCTTGGCACCGTAGTTGGACGCCCAGGTGTCCCGGCTGACGGCCGCGCCGACGCTGATGACCTTGGAGGCGAGGCCCGGGTCACCGATGGTGTTGAGGCCGGGGCCCTCGTTGCCCGCCGAGATGACCAGCTGGACGCCGGTCTTGTCGATGATCTGGGTGTAGAGGTGGGAACGGGCACTGTTGCCGTCGTTGAGCTGCGGCAGGCCGCCGATCGACATGTTGATGACGTCCACGCCGTGGTTGATGGCGAGGTCGGCCATGCCCTCCATCAGTGCGGTGGCGGTGCAGCCGGGGCCGAAGACGCAGGCACGGGACGAGACGATCTTCGCGCCGGGCGCGGCGCCGGTCATCTTGCCGCCGAACAGGCCGTTGGCGGAGGTGATGCCCGCCACGTGGGTGCCGTGCTCGCTGGCGACCAGCCCGATGTTCACGAAGTCGGCGTGCTTGCCGACCCACGGGCCGCCGACCGGGGAGAGGTCGACGTCCTTGCGGGTTTCGATCGTGAAGGGGATGGACTCGGCGATCGGGGTCTTCGGGTCGTCGGTGCCGAAGTGGCCGATCTGGAAGCCGTCCTTGTACGCCGACATCGCCTCGTCGTCGGTGAAGTCGGCGTTGTTGTCGAGGTCGACCCGGACCTTGCCGGTCGCCGGGTCGTACAGGACGGCCCAGGAGTCGGTGGTGGTGCCGTTGCGGTTGACGTCGCCCGCCGCGTCGCCGCCGAGCGTGACGCTCTCCTTGAACAGTGCGACCTTGTAACTGCCGGCCGGGGCGGTGTAGTTGCGGCCCTTGTAGGTGAAGCTCGGACCGGACACATCGGTGAGCATCGGCAGCCAGGTGCCGTCGCCGTCGATCAGCGGGTCGGTGGCCGTCACCCAGTCGACGATCTTGCGCTCGCCGGTGGTGGTCTTCTGCAGGGCCGGGTGGCCCAGGTCGACGCCCGAGTCGAGAATGCCGATGGTGACGCCGCGCCCGTCCGCGCCCGGGTGGCGCTTCACGAAGTCGATCGAGCCGATGTCGTTGGCGGGCTGGTACGAGTTGACCGCAGGCGTGTTGGCGTCCGGCGCGGGGTACTTGCCGGGCTCCGGCTTGGGTGCCGGCTTCGGCCGGTGCTTCTGAGGCGCCGGGTTGGCCTCGTCACGGAAGTACGGGGCGCCGATGGTCGGGGTCGGGACCTCCGCGGGGGAGCCGGTGCTGCCGCTGCCCACGCCTCCGTCGGCCTTGGGAGTCTTGGCGCCGGTGGGCGCGGCGTCGGTGTCCGCGTACGGA encodes:
- a CDS encoding S8 family serine peptidase codes for the protein MLAVKPGTTAATAEQLTAAGASVGKTIDMIGYVRATVPTDKADALIGRASKLSEVQAIDLNESVPLPNPYADTDAAPTGAKTPKADGGVGSGSTGSPAEVPTPTIGAPYFRDEANPAPQKHRPKPAPKPEPGKYPAPDANTPAVNSYQPANDIGSIDFVKRHPGADGRGVTIGILDSGVDLGHPALQKTTTGERKIVDWVTATDPLIDGDGTWLPMLTDVSGPSFTYKGRNYTAPAGSYKVALFKESVTLGGDAAGDVNRNGTTTDSWAVLYDPATGKVRVDLDNNADFTDDEAMSAYKDGFQIGHFGTDDPKTPIAESIPFTIETRKDVDLSPVGGPWVGKHADFVNIGLVASEHGTHVAGITSANGLFGGKMTGAAPGAKIVSSRACVFGPGCTATALMEGMADLAINHGVDVINMSIGGLPQLNDGNSARSHLYTQIIDKTGVQLVISAGNEGPGLNTIGDPGLASKVISVGAAVSRDTWASNYGAKASEDYGLFTFSSRGPREDGGFTPTLVAPGSSVNTIPTWEPGASFPPAGYELPPGYGMLQGTSMASPQAAGATALLISAAKEDNRYAEGDDDRVNASPLALRTALTSTTRWLKGYQAAEQGAGLIDVNAAWRYLEHGTGDAHEYTVKAPATSVLSPYLATPGFGDGVYDRAPAAAGGPAVGKRSVYDVTITRTTGEPSALFHRLSIAGDDGTWSVAGQEIVALPLNKPVTVKVAAKPKSLGLHSAILRVDDVFTLGIDHQIMLTSIVGQTLAAPDYHYGFSGTLPRSRVERHYVTVPEGAKTFAVNLDGVAADSQLRFLAIRPDGIPADPTASNECWTNYPTPGPKCGSPTSRSYRSPQAGVWEIVTEVRRTTTPDANPYSIDAKILGVAFDPQVQTVDSVTPGTPASVNWTLKNAYGPFQGTLKGGELGSSAVTRPTIADHAAQSTTVVVPAGVSRFDVAIGNASDGKADLDLSVYLNGKLVASSGGSTSEESVSLLNPAAGTYTVTVDGYSVPSGSTAYDYRDVYFSPQLGTVTADAGAVTLAAGGTATVQAQVVAAGPAPAGRQLFGEVNLVDAHGAPAGSGSVLITKVNAG
- a CDS encoding nucleobase:cation symporter-2 family protein, translating into MQSSQSERSSPAEVHPVDEVLPAPRLAILGLQHVFIMYAGAVAVPFIVGSALKLDMRTIALLVNADLLVAGIATIIQAVGISKIFGVRLPVVAGATFTVVSPMITIAAKHGLPTVYGAMLCSGVFGLLIAKPFSKMIKFFPPLVAGTVIAVIGLSLIGPGAGMIAGHNTGAADYGQVSHIALGFGVIALIVVFSKVLRGFLGQIAPLLALVVGTLVSIPMHLLHLDGVKSADWIGIASPFHFGAPRFDAAAIISMCIVMLVTYTESTADMLAVAEMTGKELTDGDIARGLATDGLSAVLGGTMNSFPDTAYAENVGLVQMTGVRSRWVVAVAGCFLLVMGLVPKVGAFVAAVPEPVVGGAALVMFAMVTAVGIQTLKKVDFTGNHNFLVVAVSLGVGMLPAVATDQFGNEVFFKNFPDWTQIIFGSPITLTVILAFGLNLVFNHLTAPRSRTALPHQATSTVGPDPVGPDPDDSQPSTASL
- a CDS encoding amidohydrolase; translated protein: MPKPPADLVIRAGAVHTLVPGQDTQRAVAVTGERITALSPEPGGLDHLIGPATVVVDEPDATVLPAFDDTHTHLILAGYSVHDVPVHRARTIPEFLGLIRERAAATPPGQWIRTTTNWQELNLAEQRLPTAAELDQATTEHPVLVKRGSHNDVLNSHALRLAGITADTSQPNGGLIERDHQGRLTGRLVDHAMDLAERLLPRPDLADRIDGLRVASYDYAANGIGAVRDCMVPVEDLEVLRAVRDAGALGVRIRALVSGFSARSAAEVDELLDRMEGWRGTDDPWLRVWGVKFGIDGGIEAGALEEPYADRPCYCGTLLWEPDALFEAVDRVVRRGWRVGVHAWGDRGLRVLLDVYERVLQAHAGLPQGTLVIEHGGLARPEQRARAISLGIPVTVQHPLLHDVAAPQIRAWGPERVSDIFPLREWVDEGALLAAGSDFPVGPYGAMTSVWGMTTRQTSTGAQGPQHAITRAEAVALHTTNAARLLGETGERGSLAPGLLADVTLWPADPFTCSAKELEALRPDLTLVGGRAVHDPRFLATG
- a CDS encoding LppU/SCO3897 family protein, giving the protein MSAPPPPYQNQPPQQPYGYSPPPPPMPYGQQAPYGQQPPYGQQLPYGGRQQPAPQPPGGPQRPQQRSPLQALLPIAIVVAIFGGGAWYVWDYNTSPTSGKAKAAASQSARAEENKKYDPKVGDCVKIQDPQGQPLPVIVDCTSAEAEYRMADKLFGSDRSCGSKFDYGIKYSRSRSADYTLCFTKV
- a CDS encoding VOC family protein, whose product is MTNTERKTERIRPRQFHEAAGVEDWRVLGEGACTYFRTGSFAAGARLVHEISRRVGLEDHQPDVDLRSEGVTVRLITITEDVYGMTERDVELARQISAVARELGVPADPSAVQTVQVTVDALAGPEVTPFWRALLGYQERAGSAEDLIDPHRRGAPFYFQQMDAPRPQRNRVHVDVWVPYDRAEARIAAAIAAGGRLVNDDNAPSHWVLADPEGNEACVGTCGWIGPEPGRIVKPSPDATDLAG
- a CDS encoding DUF2871 domain-containing protein; this translates as MRKSYYAAHVYMILGVISGLYYREITKSHHFEGDTQLSVVHTHLLALGMLGFLIVLALDKQFQLSGTRLFPYFFWFYNAGIAITVLMMLVRGTQTVLGNHVPEAVSWIAGLGHIILTVGLILLFVLLGKRLNEPAEPEPAEPESVNT